A single genomic interval of uncultured Sunxiuqinia sp. harbors:
- a CDS encoding DUF3137 domain-containing protein, producing the protein MTKQDIEHVYQETSATLKTISQKRKATLFFQKMMWLLMGMYFVGATLVVLSAYFPEELKWLSVIANKLLGNTKNPYQQLYYLLPLLILISINSYFFSGAFYRFKTLEMNTISKMIKQLFPQAEFSQTSQINNNITIESKLFAWIKTNTPIYTFGQMRTSVNGTYLNIADIGFIENHIGNKLINSSLKIPLLNIPVVIYQYILKNIATSKTSDAVCFSFRGMYCWANFNKKLTTRTIVIPNSLTTKLDRFASFNFKDEEKIALEDARFNSHFSVYSPDQIESRYVLSSSVMEKITTLKERFNRNIMLSFINNKVFLAVENPNGIFSFPSGKLDSITIIEELIAEINTAQSMVTELKLNR; encoded by the coding sequence ATGACTAAACAGGATATTGAACACGTATATCAAGAAACAAGTGCTACCTTAAAAACGATTTCCCAAAAAAGAAAAGCAACTTTATTTTTTCAAAAAATGATGTGGTTGTTAATGGGAATGTACTTTGTAGGAGCAACCTTGGTCGTTTTGAGTGCTTATTTTCCTGAAGAATTAAAGTGGCTGTCAGTCATTGCTAACAAATTGCTAGGCAATACCAAAAACCCATACCAACAGTTGTATTACCTATTACCTCTACTAATTCTTATAAGTATTAATTCGTATTTTTTTAGCGGTGCTTTTTATCGATTCAAAACACTAGAAATGAATACCATTTCTAAAATGATTAAGCAACTTTTTCCCCAAGCTGAATTTTCACAAACCTCACAAATCAACAACAACATCACCATAGAAAGCAAACTTTTTGCATGGATAAAAACCAATACACCTATATATACTTTTGGGCAAATGCGAACATCTGTAAATGGCACATATCTCAATATTGCAGATATTGGGTTTATTGAAAACCATATTGGTAACAAACTTATAAACAGTTCACTAAAAATTCCATTGCTCAATATTCCTGTGGTTATATACCAATACATACTCAAAAACATAGCTACTTCAAAAACATCAGACGCTGTTTGTTTTTCTTTTAGAGGAATGTATTGCTGGGCAAATTTTAATAAGAAGCTAACCACAAGAACCATTGTGATTCCTAATAGCCTAACCACAAAACTTGATCGCTTTGCCAGTTTCAATTTTAAAGATGAAGAAAAGATTGCATTGGAAGATGCCAGGTTTAATAGTCATTTTTCAGTGTACAGTCCGGACCAAATTGAGTCAAGGTATGTATTATCTTCTTCCGTAATGGAAAAAATAACAACATTAAAAGAACGATTTAATCGAAACATCATGCTGTCGTTTATCAACAATAAGGTTTTTTTAGCCGTAGAAAATCCCAATGGGATATTTTCATTCCCTTCAGGAAAGTTAGATTCTATAACTATCATAGAAGAACTAATCGCTGAAATAAATACAGCTCAAAGTATGGTGACTGAATTAAAATTAAACAGATGA